Proteins encoded together in one Dermacentor variabilis isolate Ectoservices chromosome 2, ASM5094787v1, whole genome shotgun sequence window:
- the LOC142572095 gene encoding uncharacterized protein LOC142572095: MYNGTLLYETLRAPRRQQYITADILVDTTHGERTGDNTPNASVFYEKAQDPEVRQTRLDTNTLQVLSAFLMASELSSPAIQNIRGEDELLDMGLFPAPTSSSPDHLESRHC; encoded by the exons ATGTACAATG GTACACTCCTATACGAGACACTGAGAGCCCCACGACGGCAGCAGTATATTACAGCAGATATCCTTGTGGACACAACGCATGGTGAACGTACAGGGGACAACACTCCAAATGCCTCTGTATTTTATGAGAA ggcccaggatcccgaagttcgtcaaacgaggctcgacaccaataccctgcaggttctttcagcgttcctcatggccagcgaattgagttcaccggccattcagAACATCCGGGGCGAAGACGAGCTGTTAGATATGGGGCTGTTTCCTGCccctacttcgagttccccagaccacctCGAATCGCGCCACTGCTAA